In Drosophila nasuta strain 15112-1781.00 chromosome 2R, ASM2355853v1, whole genome shotgun sequence, a single genomic region encodes these proteins:
- the LOC132787417 gene encoding rRNA methyltransferase 2, mitochondrial, which produces MRQPVAILTNCIIRRFVQTQNNLHHAKQQPNNLKGKSKSSQEWLTRQLADPYVEKAHMLNYRCRSAFKLLEMDDKYKVLKPGDVVIDCGAAPGSWTQVAVERTNANGKIERSPRGAVFSIDLLHFHAVPGATIFGGMDFTTQLAQKRLRESLAGRQVNCVLSDMAPNATGVRMLDQESITNLCYEVLRFALAMSAPQANLVIKIWDNGDVPKLERDILCYYEKLKRVKPRASRGDSSEHFLLAKGFKGVPTLTT; this is translated from the coding sequence ATGCGGCAACCGGTTGCGATTTTAACCAATTGCATAATTCGGCGTTTTGTGCAAACTCAAAACAATCTGCACCATGCCAAGCAACAACCAAACAACCTCAAGGGAAAAAGCAAGAGCTCTCAGGAATGGCTGACTCGCCAACTCGCGGATCCCTATGTAGAGAAAGCCCACATGCTGAATTATCGGTGTCGCAGCGCTTTCAAACTCCTGGAAATGGATGATAAGTATAAAGTACTGAAGCCTGGCGATGTTGTGATTGATTGCGGTGCAGCTCCGGGCAGCTGGACCCAAGTAGCCGTCGAACGCACCAATGCTAATGGAAAAATAGAGCGTTCACCTCGCGGAGCAGTCTTTAGCATCGATCTCTTACATTTTCATGCTGTGCCAGGTGCCACAATTTTTGGTGGAATGGATTTCACTACACAACTGGCCCAAAAACGTCTGCGGGAATCACTCGCAGGTCGTCAGGTCAACTGTGTGCTCTCGGACATGGCGCCGAATGCTACTGGAGTTCGCATGCTGGATCAGGAAAGTATCACAAACTTGTGCTACGAAGTATTGAGGTTCGCTTTGGCCATGTCAGCACCGCAAGCAAATTTGGTGATTAAAATATGGGACAACGGAGATGTCCCCAAACTGGAGCGCGACATTCTCTGTTATTACGAAAAACTAAAACGTGTTAAACCTCGGGCCAGTCGTGGGGATTCGTCCGAGCATTTTTTACTAGCCAAAGGATTTAAAGGCGTTCCAACTCTTACCACTTAG